In a genomic window of Acidilobus saccharovorans 345-15:
- a CDS encoding UPF0147 family protein — MSAAQVSTEEKIRLAMTILTTIVNDAGVPRNIRRAAATALTYLRDTKLSPAVRAANAVGALDEISQDPNMPLHARTKIWQVLTTLETIRD, encoded by the coding sequence GTGTCAGCCGCACAGGTAAGTACTGAGGAGAAGATTAGGCTTGCCATGACCATTCTGACCACAATAGTAAACGACGCGGGTGTTCCAAGAAACATAAGGAGGGCCGCCGCCACGGCGCTGACCTACCTAAGGGATACCAAGCTGTCGCCTGCCGTGAGGGCAGCCAACGCGGTGGGGGCCCTTGACGAGATAAGTCAGGACCCCAACATGCCCCTCCACGCTAGGACTAAGATATGGCAGGTTCTCACCACACTGGAGACCATAAGGGATTAA
- a CDS encoding MBL fold metallo-hydrolase — MELTEVKVIDVSPGELRGYISSFVIVDEKVAVVDPGPESAYDKLRSGLEALGVKPDLIVVTHVHLDHAGSAAHLLKDFPSAIVFSHPRGVPHIVDPSKLYDASFKVAPILPRTYGKPLAASPERVFPAEDGKVLELGSSRVRVIYTPGHASHHMSLLLEPDGIIFTGDSAGVIFTVKGHEVMLPTTPPPFKPMMYVESIDKMASLKPRSIAPTHFGIHGDAMAWLERAKSQVTLWLKLIKGSSDHSYGVLEDLLAKNDDHVRSLLSDGEEFMIKGFLENTIDGLVDAVKRGEPLPA; from the coding sequence TTGGAACTGACGGAAGTGAAAGTTATCGACGTTAGCCCGGGGGAGCTCAGGGGCTACATCTCATCCTTCGTGATAGTAGATGAGAAGGTGGCCGTGGTGGACCCGGGCCCTGAGAGCGCCTACGACAAGCTCAGGTCTGGCCTTGAGGCCCTCGGCGTAAAGCCTGACCTAATAGTAGTGACGCACGTACACCTCGACCACGCGGGGTCGGCCGCCCACCTGCTGAAGGACTTCCCCTCAGCTATAGTCTTCTCGCACCCCAGGGGTGTGCCCCACATAGTGGACCCCTCAAAGCTTTACGACGCCTCCTTCAAGGTGGCCCCAATACTGCCGCGCACCTACGGTAAGCCCCTCGCAGCGAGCCCTGAGAGGGTCTTCCCAGCCGAGGACGGGAAGGTCCTGGAGCTTGGCAGCTCGAGGGTAAGGGTTATATACACCCCGGGACACGCCAGTCACCACATGAGCTTACTGCTGGAGCCTGACGGCATAATCTTCACCGGGGACTCGGCAGGCGTCATATTTACAGTGAAGGGGCACGAGGTAATGTTGCCCACCACGCCGCCGCCCTTCAAGCCGATGATGTACGTCGAAAGCATAGATAAGATGGCGTCACTGAAACCAAGGAGTATAGCGCCAACCCACTTCGGGATTCATGGGGACGCCATGGCATGGCTTGAGAGGGCGAAGTCCCAGGTGACCCTCTGGCTCAAGCTCATCAAGGGGTCCAGCGATCACAGCTACGGCGTCCTGGAGGACCTGCTGGCCAAGAACGATGATCACGTGAGGTCGCTGCTCTCGGACGGCGAGGAGTTCATGATAAAGGGGTTCCTTGAGAACACCATTGACGGCCTCGTGGACGCGGTGAAGAGAGGGGAGCCCCTGCCCGCCTAA
- a CDS encoding helix-turn-helix domain-containing protein, with protein sequence MSSDVNELETTIRSLLGVNKYEAAAYLALLKLGKAKPQDIAKESSVPSQRIYDVLRSLESMGLVTEFDGVYQPIEPRQAINAIAESEIMKSLEKANRLRELGDMLSRTYGASIKEGARVSLVRGLNNVFGAAMSYGSSCSSRPIFMAFKVFDRLAELLPELRKLVASLPSGALVIVPKGSLERYGQLADEFKRLGIEFVESEAAFIDLMVSCNAVIIGLPHGNDAVAVVVVDKDFSEAMYRRLSEFISH encoded by the coding sequence TTGAGCAGTGACGTGAATGAACTTGAGACCACCATCAGGAGCCTGCTGGGAGTCAACAAGTATGAGGCGGCGGCCTACCTGGCCCTCCTGAAGCTTGGAAAGGCAAAGCCTCAGGACATAGCCAAGGAGTCCTCCGTCCCCTCCCAGAGGATTTACGACGTGCTCAGGAGCCTCGAGTCCATGGGCTTAGTGACGGAGTTTGACGGGGTCTATCAGCCCATTGAGCCGAGGCAGGCCATAAATGCCATAGCTGAGAGCGAGATAATGAAGAGCCTTGAGAAGGCCAACAGGCTGAGGGAGCTCGGGGACATGCTCTCGAGAACCTACGGGGCCAGCATTAAGGAGGGGGCCAGGGTGAGCCTGGTGAGGGGACTGAACAACGTCTTCGGCGCAGCCATGTCCTATGGCAGCTCCTGCAGCTCAAGGCCCATATTTATGGCGTTCAAGGTTTTTGACAGGCTTGCCGAGCTGCTCCCAGAGCTGAGGAAGCTCGTGGCCTCCTTGCCGTCAGGAGCGCTTGTAATAGTGCCCAAGGGATCGCTTGAAAGGTACGGACAGTTGGCCGACGAGTTCAAGAGGCTCGGCATAGAGTTCGTGGAGTCGGAGGCAGCTTTTATAGACCTCATGGTCTCGTGTAACGCCGTCATAATAGGGCTTCCCCACGGCAACGACGCCGTTGCAGTGGTGGTAGTTGATAAGGACTTCTCAGAGGCCATGTACAGGAGGCTCAGCGAGTTCATCTCACATTAG
- a CDS encoding translation initiation factor eIF-2B subunit: MLESIRRAVLEVSSEQIRGASWSAETLARAVIDDFSGGRASCDNVDSISGLLISANPTMGSIDSLVWALKEACYSGRTLKDGAEAFLDYMKWSREEVVRHAVDLVKGQPISVITISYSSNVVDVLTSLQNMVRKVYVLESLPGGEGRNAAAELRSRRLDVELIVDAAASSYVGRTDMVLIGADNVTSDGCIYNKVGSKNLAILAGYFGKPVIAVFEPYKITEDSQCGGVKLVERSYQADPWGEVSYKVFDELTRDLVDAVLSVRGLTDNTPAQISSLRRSFEEWVMSRIEGRQR; the protein is encoded by the coding sequence GTGCTGGAAAGCATACGAAGGGCTGTGCTTGAGGTTTCATCAGAGCAGATAAGGGGGGCCTCATGGTCCGCTGAGACGCTTGCCAGGGCCGTCATTGATGACTTCTCGGGCGGCAGGGCGTCGTGCGATAACGTGGACAGCATCTCAGGCCTGCTCATATCGGCCAACCCAACTATGGGAAGTATAGACAGCCTCGTGTGGGCGCTAAAGGAGGCGTGCTACAGCGGCAGGACACTTAAGGACGGGGCCGAGGCCTTCCTTGACTATATGAAGTGGTCAAGGGAGGAGGTCGTCAGGCACGCCGTGGACTTAGTCAAGGGCCAGCCGATAAGCGTCATCACGATAAGTTACAGCAGCAACGTAGTTGACGTTCTGACTTCTCTACAGAACATGGTCAGGAAGGTCTACGTTCTTGAGAGCCTGCCAGGAGGCGAGGGGAGGAACGCGGCGGCGGAGCTCAGGTCAAGAAGGCTTGACGTGGAGTTAATAGTGGACGCGGCGGCTAGCTCCTACGTGGGACGCACAGACATGGTTCTCATAGGCGCGGACAACGTAACTTCCGATGGCTGCATATACAACAAGGTGGGCTCCAAGAACCTCGCAATACTCGCCGGCTACTTTGGAAAGCCGGTGATTGCCGTGTTCGAGCCGTACAAGATAACGGAGGACTCCCAGTGCGGGGGCGTCAAGTTGGTGGAAAGGAGTTACCAGGCCGACCCTTGGGGCGAGGTGAGCTACAAAGTTTTTGATGAGTTGACCAGGGACCTGGTTGACGCGGTGCTCAGCGTGAGGGGGCTAACAGATAACACCCCCGCCCAGATATCCTCCCTCAGGAGGTCCTTTGAGGAGTGGGTGATGTCAAGGATTGAAGGAAGGCAGCGATGA
- a CDS encoding DMT family transporter translates to MRVADYALMAVMAVSFSSAAILVVLSGAPGPVAATWRLIISSAIVAILAWARGSISSLLKLSRRDLMIALAGGLFLAMHFDLWMTSLRYISVAVSVTLVDSYPAVLIVVGLAFFKEKYRPLEVLGSAIAMVGVALLSLSDPGDSFAIGVLLSLGGMAAMVLYLSVGKSMRTRLDTFSYVTAIYAPAAAFSAAASLALGYNLLYYSVKTWLCFLGLALVPMMGGHTVMNYLIGRRNFIASTIAMMAEPVGSAVLAYLILGQSILFIQYVYMAVTLAGIGLAVVPQG, encoded by the coding sequence TTGCGCGTAGCCGACTACGCCCTAATGGCAGTGATGGCTGTCAGCTTCTCGTCAGCTGCCATTCTAGTCGTGCTTAGCGGCGCGCCGGGGCCCGTGGCAGCCACTTGGAGGCTAATAATATCATCGGCCATTGTAGCGATCTTGGCGTGGGCCAGGGGCTCCATAAGTTCCCTGCTGAAGCTCTCCAGGAGGGACTTGATGATAGCCTTAGCTGGGGGCCTCTTCCTTGCAATGCACTTCGACCTGTGGATGACGAGCCTGCGCTACATAAGCGTGGCCGTCAGCGTGACCCTAGTGGACTCCTACCCAGCAGTCCTTATAGTGGTTGGGCTTGCCTTCTTCAAGGAGAAGTACAGGCCCCTCGAGGTTCTGGGCTCGGCAATAGCCATGGTGGGCGTCGCCCTCCTGTCGCTCTCGGACCCCGGGGACAGTTTTGCGATTGGCGTGCTGCTGAGCCTGGGAGGCATGGCTGCAATGGTCCTCTACCTCAGCGTCGGGAAGTCGATGAGAACGAGGCTTGACACCTTCAGCTACGTCACAGCAATATATGCGCCGGCCGCAGCCTTCAGCGCCGCGGCGTCGCTGGCCCTGGGCTACAACCTGCTTTACTATAGCGTTAAAACGTGGCTGTGCTTTCTGGGCCTGGCCCTTGTCCCAATGATGGGCGGCCACACGGTGATGAACTACCTTATAGGTAGGAGGAACTTCATAGCGTCCACCATAGCAATGATGGCTGAGCCCGTGGGCTCCGCGGTCCTGGCTTACCTAATACTTGGTCAAAGCATACTTTTCATACAGTATGTATATATGGCAGTCACTCTTGCAGGCATAGGGCTTGCCGTGGTGCCTCAGGGTTAA
- a CDS encoding long-chain fatty acid--CoA ligase, with protein MSLPEEVPDRPGSELTITRIYERAKYLFPDQEIVYRTRRGVFRYTYSDFADRVERLASALSSLGVKGLDRVATMDWNTHWHLEEYYAVPMMGAVLHPVNVRLAPQEIVYTMNQAEDSVLIVNADFLQLAEAVVPNVKSIKHVIVVDADSVPSKVGGVQAYHYEDLLKERGGRFEFQALNERRPAFMFYTSGTTGLPKGVYHSHRQVVLHAFSILSSVAGFGAGPKGIQITSRDVSMIVVPMYHVYAWGFPFSSIMSGQKTVLPGRFDSKAYLELIKQEKVTYFAGVPTILYMLLTDPESEKYDLSGVIFINGGSALPEGLALMAERRGMKVFVGYGLTETAPVLTLALPPSRLQDKLSDRELFYIKLRTGYPIFFVDIAVVDQDGKPVPKDGKTLGEVVVRAPWVTYEYYKDPEKTEAAWRGGWFHTGDLAVWYPDGSILIMDREKDVIKSGGEWISSLRLEDAISQHPGILMVTVIGAKHPKWGERPVALVVPRRGWEGKLTTEEINRFLTENFVNRGAIPKWWLPDKVIEVQSLPLTSTGKADKKVLRAQYSDVLAK; from the coding sequence GTGTCCCTACCTGAGGAGGTCCCAGACAGGCCAGGCTCGGAGCTGACTATAACAAGGATATACGAGAGGGCCAAGTACCTGTTCCCTGACCAGGAGATAGTCTACAGGACGAGGAGGGGGGTCTTCAGGTACACTTACTCGGACTTTGCTGACCGCGTTGAGAGGCTGGCGTCGGCCCTGTCGTCGCTGGGCGTCAAGGGGCTCGACAGGGTCGCCACGATGGACTGGAACACGCACTGGCACCTTGAGGAGTACTACGCGGTTCCAATGATGGGCGCCGTGCTTCACCCGGTCAACGTAAGGCTTGCGCCCCAGGAGATAGTCTATACGATGAACCAGGCCGAGGACTCTGTCCTGATTGTTAACGCTGACTTCCTCCAGCTGGCGGAGGCGGTGGTGCCGAACGTCAAGAGCATAAAGCACGTGATAGTTGTTGACGCGGACTCCGTGCCCAGCAAGGTAGGAGGGGTTCAGGCCTACCACTACGAGGACCTACTTAAGGAGCGCGGCGGCAGGTTCGAGTTCCAAGCCCTCAACGAGAGGAGGCCGGCATTCATGTTCTACACCAGCGGCACCACGGGCCTCCCCAAGGGGGTGTACCACAGCCACAGGCAGGTGGTTCTGCACGCCTTCTCAATACTGTCATCAGTCGCTGGGTTCGGGGCAGGTCCCAAGGGAATACAGATAACCAGCAGGGACGTGAGCATGATAGTTGTGCCCATGTACCACGTGTATGCCTGGGGCTTCCCGTTCTCATCAATAATGTCAGGGCAGAAGACCGTGCTCCCAGGGAGGTTTGACTCAAAGGCCTACCTTGAACTCATAAAGCAGGAGAAGGTCACCTACTTCGCTGGCGTGCCGACCATCCTCTACATGCTTCTGACCGATCCGGAGAGCGAGAAGTACGACCTGAGCGGGGTCATATTCATAAACGGCGGCTCGGCGCTGCCCGAGGGGCTGGCCCTTATGGCTGAGAGGAGGGGCATGAAGGTCTTCGTGGGCTATGGCCTCACGGAGACGGCCCCCGTGCTTACGCTGGCGCTCCCGCCCTCAAGGCTTCAGGATAAGCTGAGCGACAGGGAGCTCTTCTACATAAAGTTAAGGACTGGCTACCCAATATTCTTCGTGGACATAGCGGTCGTCGACCAGGACGGGAAGCCTGTGCCGAAGGACGGCAAGACTCTTGGAGAGGTGGTCGTCAGGGCTCCATGGGTCACCTACGAGTACTACAAGGACCCTGAGAAGACGGAGGCCGCGTGGAGGGGAGGCTGGTTCCACACAGGCGACCTGGCGGTGTGGTACCCCGACGGCAGCATACTGATCATGGACAGGGAGAAGGACGTGATAAAGAGCGGGGGCGAGTGGATAAGCAGCCTAAGGCTTGAGGACGCAATAAGCCAGCACCCGGGCATTCTGATGGTCACAGTTATAGGCGCCAAGCACCCCAAGTGGGGCGAGAGGCCTGTCGCCCTGGTGGTTCCAAGGAGGGGCTGGGAGGGCAAGCTTACCACAGAGGAAATAAACAGGTTCCTCACGGAGAACTTCGTTAACAGGGGAGCTATACCAAAGTGGTGGCTTCCCGACAAGGTAATAGAGGTCCAGAGCCTGCCCCTGACAAGCACTGGTAAAGCCGACAAGAAGGTGCTCCGCGCCCAGTACAGCGACGTTTTAGCAAAGTAA
- a CDS encoding ABC transporter substrate-binding protein: MSLGGAKGSASTVLLAATLIIMVVLVGLTAYSMYQVQVINRKLSDISSSVSNINSTVMSEVSSRLANESEYLGELLSQLNTSVSSQVAKIRGEVSGLEASIGFPVAIVDALNQTVYVPSMPHRVVTLDPASTEIALAVGAAGQLVGVDNDSLVYLPPPFNYTINKLYQNGSVASIGSTWSSPSVEAILALRPDLVIGTAGWGYNNYIASVLSQYGIPVLLLPSSSSLSDVYKSIIMVGEATGHVKDAVSIVENDSAIVDSLESRLHGLPEVRVAIILWVNPTYVAGGGTFQDNLITLGGGVNAFANSSGWPVVTAEELLEVNPQVIILMSNGGLFNESYLIQWLNSSIGPAYKNISAIASGRVYLVEGWYESVLSEPSVLAPYGALLIAEILHPQAFNISSLPSVISPSTLGVPGVNLEGGPA; this comes from the coding sequence ATGAGCCTAGGAGGTGCTAAGGGGTCCGCGTCGACGGTCCTCCTGGCGGCAACGCTGATAATTATGGTGGTTCTCGTGGGGCTAACTGCTTACTCCATGTACCAGGTCCAGGTGATTAACAGGAAGCTCAGCGACATCAGCTCCTCGGTGTCAAATATAAACAGCACCGTAATGAGTGAGGTGTCGAGCAGGCTAGCCAACGAGAGTGAGTACCTTGGGGAGCTGCTGTCGCAGCTTAACACGAGCGTCAGCTCCCAGGTAGCCAAGATAAGGGGCGAGGTCTCAGGCCTTGAGGCGAGCATAGGGTTCCCCGTTGCCATAGTTGACGCGCTCAACCAGACCGTCTACGTGCCCTCCATGCCCCACAGAGTAGTGACCCTTGACCCGGCCTCCACCGAGATAGCGCTTGCCGTAGGTGCCGCCGGCCAGCTGGTCGGAGTTGACAATGACAGCCTCGTGTACCTTCCGCCGCCCTTCAACTACACAATAAATAAGCTCTACCAGAACGGCTCCGTGGCCAGCATCGGCAGCACCTGGAGCTCCCCGAGCGTTGAGGCCATACTTGCGCTGAGGCCTGACCTAGTCATTGGGACCGCGGGGTGGGGCTACAACAACTACATAGCCTCGGTGCTCAGCCAGTACGGCATACCCGTGCTCCTGCTGCCCTCGTCGAGCTCCCTGAGCGACGTGTATAAGTCCATAATTATGGTAGGCGAGGCCACAGGCCACGTAAAGGATGCTGTAAGCATTGTAGAGAACGACTCCGCCATAGTTGACTCCCTGGAGTCGAGGCTTCATGGCCTCCCGGAGGTCAGGGTGGCAATAATACTCTGGGTGAACCCAACCTACGTGGCCGGCGGCGGCACCTTCCAGGACAACCTTATAACGCTTGGCGGCGGGGTCAACGCCTTTGCCAACAGCAGCGGGTGGCCAGTGGTGACCGCCGAGGAGCTCCTTGAGGTGAACCCGCAGGTGATAATATTGATGAGCAACGGGGGTCTCTTCAATGAGTCCTACCTTATACAGTGGCTCAACTCTTCCATAGGGCCAGCCTACAAGAACATCAGCGCCATAGCCTCAGGTAGGGTTTACCTGGTTGAGGGCTGGTACGAGAGCGTCCTGAGCGAACCCTCCGTGCTCGCGCCGTACGGGGCCCTGCTCATAGCTGAGATACTCCACCCGCAGGCCTTCAACATAAGCAGCCTGCCAAGCGTGATCTCGCCGTCAACCTTGGGCGTGCCAGGTGTGAACCTTGAGGGCGGGCCAGCTTAG
- a CDS encoding mechanosensitive ion channel family protein: MLYFLLLSALVVVIVILVGYVLIKLKLIPTGFEDYVYGVLWLIASVTVTQLIAIALRNRLASTVGPANASSVAFIVRLSGYVIAFVVFLAIIRVGVTEALAAGGFAGLVVGLASQFVLSNIFGGIVIILTRPFKVGDRITFSTWQYGLIVPSYPPKFFSTDYLIPGYTGVVQEINLMYTVILSDDNVPVKVPNSIMAQAAIFVHSDNEVRRVRTRYEVPKDLDPETVIERLKKELSSLPIVADVPTIRVIETSQSTYVIAIDARCKTMFEDEARHNILITVMKTVKAIQEEQKRAKPAGQP, encoded by the coding sequence ATGCTGTACTTCCTTTTGCTGTCAGCCTTAGTGGTAGTTATAGTAATACTTGTGGGCTACGTGCTTATAAAGCTGAAACTCATACCGACCGGGTTCGAAGACTACGTCTATGGCGTGCTTTGGCTCATAGCTTCAGTGACCGTGACGCAGCTAATTGCAATAGCCCTTAGGAACAGGCTCGCCTCGACGGTGGGCCCCGCCAACGCCTCCTCCGTGGCCTTCATAGTGAGGCTCAGCGGCTACGTGATAGCGTTCGTGGTGTTCCTGGCAATAATAAGGGTGGGGGTAACAGAGGCCCTGGCGGCTGGCGGCTTTGCGGGGCTGGTGGTAGGACTTGCCTCGCAGTTCGTCCTCTCTAACATATTTGGAGGCATCGTAATAATACTTACAAGGCCCTTCAAGGTAGGCGACAGGATAACGTTCAGCACATGGCAGTATGGCCTCATAGTGCCCTCCTACCCACCCAAGTTCTTCTCAACAGACTACCTGATACCTGGCTATACTGGAGTTGTGCAGGAGATAAACCTGATGTACACGGTTATACTCTCAGACGACAACGTCCCGGTAAAGGTGCCGAACAGCATCATGGCTCAGGCGGCAATATTTGTGCACTCGGACAACGAGGTCAGGAGGGTCAGGACCCGCTACGAGGTCCCCAAGGACCTTGACCCTGAGACGGTCATAGAGAGGCTCAAGAAGGAGCTTTCATCGCTCCCTATAGTAGCCGATGTGCCAACAATAAGGGTCATAGAGACCAGCCAGAGCACCTACGTTATAGCAATAGATGCCAGGTGCAAGACCATGTTTGAGGACGAGGCGCGGCACAACATCCTGATAACAGTGATGAAGACCGTCAAGGCGATTCAGGAGGAGCAGAAGAGGGCTAAGCCGGCTGGCCAGCCTTAG
- a CDS encoding ABC transporter ATP-binding protein produces MVSVAVKNLSYEVNGVHILNDISFTHSSGLLMIIGPNGAGKTTLLRALAGLVKFRGSVELDGVRPEEYRRYISYVPAQPSLDLMARGLDVALAMNYRPPDGLWRERFLEVLGRFGLGGLANRPVISMSSGEQRLLLLAAALSRDPRLLILDEPTAFLDVTNRTKVIELLQELAGDGVSVVVATHDIEYTAVADNVAVLKSGRLVSFGPPREALSEELLSDVYGISIRRVDRNTPSYMPELLLKRFSK; encoded by the coding sequence ATGGTAAGCGTGGCTGTAAAAAACCTCAGCTATGAGGTAAACGGCGTCCACATACTGAATGACATAAGCTTCACGCACAGCTCAGGCCTGCTCATGATAATAGGTCCCAACGGGGCTGGCAAGACGACGCTGCTGAGGGCCCTGGCCGGGCTCGTAAAGTTCAGGGGGTCCGTTGAGCTTGATGGGGTTAGGCCGGAGGAGTACCGCAGGTACATATCATATGTGCCCGCGCAGCCCTCCCTGGACCTCATGGCCAGGGGCCTCGACGTGGCCCTTGCCATGAACTACCGCCCCCCTGACGGCCTCTGGAGGGAGAGGTTCCTGGAGGTCCTGGGCAGGTTTGGCCTGGGAGGGCTCGCCAACAGGCCTGTCATATCGATGAGCAGCGGCGAGCAGAGGCTCCTGCTCCTGGCCGCGGCCCTGTCCCGTGACCCAAGGCTGCTCATACTTGACGAGCCCACCGCGTTCCTAGACGTCACCAACAGGACCAAGGTCATTGAACTGCTGCAGGAGCTCGCAGGGGATGGGGTCTCAGTAGTGGTGGCCACGCACGACATAGAGTATACCGCCGTGGCGGACAACGTTGCCGTGCTGAAGTCCGGCAGGCTGGTGTCGTTTGGCCCGCCCAGGGAGGCCTTAAGTGAAGAGCTCCTGAGCGACGTCTATGGGATCAGTATAAGGCGCGTGGACAGGAACACGCCATCTTACATGCCTGAACTACTCTTAAAAAGATTTTCTAAGTGA
- a CDS encoding FecCD family ABC transporter permease — MRAGQLRWLAPPILLALASLASVSIGPYSRVGLPQLVDLMVGHDIPSTYFYIIVYRLTRTAAAIVLGVSLASAGASLQYTLRNPLVDPYLAGVASGALLGVTLMIYLGRVGFLELYAAAMAGGLLTLALVTVVSSLAGGGASTFLITGVAASYLLSGLTMFLMIDLGPRLPGALYWMFGSVAFVTANILEKSAAVAAASLAGLLLLARKVNTFMLGDEVARSLGVNVSLVRALSFLLASSATSAVVAMSGPVGFIGLVSPWLARRMYGSNFTTVLPAAATIGATLTVLSDIAARLVIYPSEAPLTAVTSVFGAPLLVYILLKSRSEGSW; from the coding sequence TTGAGGGCGGGCCAGCTTAGGTGGCTGGCGCCCCCGATACTGCTGGCGCTGGCCTCGCTGGCGTCGGTGTCCATAGGCCCCTACTCCAGGGTCGGCCTGCCCCAGCTGGTGGACCTGATGGTAGGCCATGACATACCTAGCACCTACTTTTATATTATAGTATACAGGCTGACCAGGACGGCCGCAGCCATAGTCCTAGGCGTGTCCCTGGCCTCAGCCGGGGCATCCCTGCAGTACACGCTCCGCAACCCCCTCGTCGACCCTTACCTGGCAGGCGTGGCCTCGGGGGCCCTGCTGGGGGTCACGCTCATGATATACCTGGGCCGCGTGGGCTTCCTTGAGCTGTACGCCGCGGCGATGGCTGGGGGGCTCCTTACGCTCGCCCTGGTTACCGTGGTCTCCTCACTTGCTGGCGGCGGCGCGTCCACCTTCTTAATAACTGGCGTCGCCGCCTCCTACCTGTTGAGCGGCCTGACGATGTTCCTCATGATAGACCTCGGCCCGAGGCTGCCTGGGGCCCTTTACTGGATGTTCGGCAGCGTGGCCTTCGTGACGGCTAATATACTTGAGAAGTCCGCGGCCGTGGCGGCGGCGTCCCTGGCAGGGCTCCTCCTCCTGGCAAGGAAAGTCAACACGTTCATGCTTGGCGACGAGGTCGCCAGGAGCCTGGGCGTCAACGTCAGCCTAGTGAGGGCCCTGTCATTCCTGCTGGCCTCCTCCGCGACGTCGGCAGTCGTAGCCATGTCAGGCCCAGTGGGCTTCATAGGCCTCGTGTCGCCGTGGCTTGCAAGGCGCATGTATGGGAGCAACTTCACCACAGTGCTTCCAGCGGCAGCCACTATAGGCGCTACCCTCACGGTGCTCAGCGACATAGCTGCGAGGCTTGTAATATATCCCTCAGAGGCGCCGCTCACCGCCGTCACCAGCGTCTTTGGGGCCCCCCTCCTGGTCTACATACTGTTAAAGTCGAGGAGCGAGGGCTCATGGTAA
- a CDS encoding MFS transporter — protein MSFIVMAFNSLYQYSWSVLSPLIASGLHINFLKVSVAFTLFAIFSTASQLAVSPLVDRRGPRLIAPLASLLSAMGFLGTAFSTSLIEFYAFWSAGSVGEGVLYGIASNAAVKWFPDRRGLATGLVSLGFGLGAAVANPFIGLSRSFREASLTIGVVELAALTVISSLIEYPRGLRGVDLTTTVRSPSWWLLYVTFVLSLVPLVSFSSSLGRLTDLKGYLFGVAASLFPLSSGLGRPALGALSDKLGRPRTILASLLIIAFSSALALYGPALAKVVAVSLVGFFNGAQIPLFFSIVGDLYGEAFSTSNNAAMYTGKAFSGLLGGVVIAALIEGGYGAGALVVGSPLLASALMLAAVEARRRGR, from the coding sequence ATGAGCTTCATAGTGATGGCCTTTAACTCTCTTTACCAGTACTCCTGGAGCGTCCTCAGCCCGCTGATAGCCTCAGGGCTTCACATAAACTTCCTTAAGGTCAGCGTGGCCTTCACTCTCTTTGCAATATTCTCGACAGCTTCACAGCTGGCAGTGAGCCCACTCGTGGACAGGAGGGGGCCAAGGCTCATAGCGCCCCTCGCCTCGCTGCTCTCAGCCATGGGCTTCCTGGGCACGGCCTTCTCTACTTCCCTGATAGAGTTTTACGCCTTCTGGAGCGCTGGGAGCGTGGGCGAGGGGGTACTTTACGGCATAGCCTCAAACGCCGCGGTGAAGTGGTTCCCTGATAGAAGGGGCCTTGCCACTGGGCTCGTGAGCCTTGGCTTCGGCCTTGGGGCCGCGGTGGCTAACCCATTCATAGGCCTCTCGAGGAGCTTCAGGGAGGCGAGCCTAACCATAGGGGTCGTGGAGCTGGCGGCGCTTACGGTCATCTCATCGCTCATAGAGTATCCAAGGGGGCTCAGGGGGGTCGACCTTACAACGACTGTCAGGTCGCCCAGCTGGTGGCTGCTTTACGTTACCTTCGTCCTCTCCCTGGTTCCGCTGGTGTCCTTCTCAAGCTCGCTGGGGAGGCTGACGGACCTCAAGGGGTACCTCTTTGGCGTGGCCGCCTCCCTCTTCCCCCTGTCAAGCGGCCTTGGAAGGCCCGCGCTTGGGGCCTTATCTGATAAGCTGGGAAGGCCCAGGACCATATTGGCGTCACTCCTCATAATAGCCTTCTCCTCGGCCCTGGCACTTTATGGCCCTGCGCTCGCCAAGGTAGTCGCGGTATCCCTCGTAGGCTTCTTCAACGGCGCCCAGATACCGCTGTTCTTCAGCATTGTCGGCGACCTCTACGGCGAGGCCTTCTCAACGTCAAATAACGCCGCTATGTACACCGGTAAGGCGTTCAGCGGCCTCTTGGGCGGCGTCGTGATAGCCGCGCTTATAGAAGGCGGCTACGGCGCTGGGGCCCTTGTCGTAGGCTCACCCCTGTTGGCCTCGGCGTTAATGTTAGCCGCCGTGGAGGCCAGGAGGAGGGGACGCTAA